A region of Coccinella septempunctata chromosome 5, icCocSept1.1, whole genome shotgun sequence DNA encodes the following proteins:
- the LOC123312774 gene encoding uncharacterized protein LOC123312774 isoform X1, whose product MEIQTLFGFLKIKFDHFTKGNEEKGQALKAAGHVFGLIERGGVISATVMRQTSVNLPPYNVQITLDKERNVCNASCSCIAGISGHCKHISATVLCVNEEDSSTQTSRPCTWKEPYVAKTAKAKYMKGQRFTEIFGAPKRQNIYPPVEVTAGMVTFSTPSMLQYMLGPSSTKCSTSITQTPTRLYKYCLNEPKSRPSNFEHIIYYSLF is encoded by the exons ATGGAAATCCAAACATTGTTCGGTTTCTTGAAAATAAAGTTTGATCATTTcactaaaggaaatgaagaaaaaggCCAAGCCTTAAAGGCAGCTGGCCATGTTTTTGGACTCATTGAGAGAGGTGGTGTAATAAGTGCTACAGTGATGAGGCAGACTTCAGTGAATTTGCCTCCTTATAATGTGCAGATCACG ctTGACAAAGAGAGAAATGTGTGCAATGCATCTTGCTCCTGTATTGCTGGCATTTCAGGGCATTGCAAGCACATATCAGCAACAGTGCTCTGCGTGAATGAGGAAGATTCGTCGACCCAAACGAGTAGGCCTTGTACTTGGAAGGAACCTTACGTTGCCAAAACAGCCAAGGCAAAGTATATGAAGGGGCAAAGGTTTACCGAAATATTTGGTGCACCGAAGAGGCAGAACATTTATCCTCCTGTGGAAGTGACTGCAGGAATGGTAACCTTTTCTACCCCTTCGATGCTGCAATATATGTTAGGACCTTCAAGTACAAAGTGTTCTACCAGTATCACGCAGACACCTACCAGGTTGTATAAATACTGTTTGAACGAGCCGAAATCGAGGCCTAGCAATTTTGAACATATCATATATTATTCCTTATTTTAG
- the LOC123312774 gene encoding uncharacterized protein LOC123312774 isoform X2 yields the protein MKQRRFRITASRAYALFTYKGSDWTSKCQKYLMNVPFNNKYTQHGIDWEPEARSVYSREKKCCVVETGLVVCQSDPWLAVSPDGVILENGEPVRLLEIKCPFIGQTVSADKIEDHWQYLKREKGQLVLKESNKYYAQVQLNMAVLNLENCDFVIFSSLDKSFKTVNVPFNEEFTRKLLVKLKIIYFRHMLHTLCTLKL from the exons ATGAAGCAGAGAAGATTCAGAATAACTGCTTCAAGAGCGTATGCTCTATTCACTTATAAGGGATCTGACTGGACCAGCAAGTgccaaaaatatttgatgaatgtcCCTTTCAATAATAAGTACACACAGCATGGGATTGATTGGGAACCTGAGGCCCGATCAGTTTATTCAAG GGAAAAAAAATGCTGCGTTGTGGAAACAGGGCTTGTGGTTTGTCAGTCAGATCCCTGGCTTGCTGTTTCTCCCGATGGTGTGATACTGGAAAATGGGGAGCCAGTGAGATTATTGGAAATAAAGTGTCCATTCATTG gTCAAACAGTATCCGCTGACAAAATCGAGGACCATTGGCAATATTTAAAGAGGGAAAAGGGTCAACTAGTGTTGAAGGAATCAAATAAATATTATGCCCAGGTCCAACTGAATATGGCAGTTTTGAATTTGGAGAATTGCGACTTCGTGATTTTTTCATCTTTGGATAAGAGTTTTAAAACTGTGAATGTGCCATTCAATGAAGAATTCACAAGAAAACTCCTTGTGAAACTGAAAATCATTTATTTCAGACATATGCTTCACACATTGTGCACCTTAAAACTTTAA
- the LOC123312775 gene encoding uncharacterized protein LOC123312775, which translates to MNSQGPEVPFTARNSRIQCCVVGCHNGYYNTDNSIKFYSFPKKWFEKERRQTWINSVRRVSAGPSTSKEWQPKDFHKICSAHFVGNVKSNDPESPSYNPTIFPEGYRKLDNSCDKMGRYKRKIARSSKKKNE; encoded by the exons atgaattcTCAAGGTCCGGAAGTACCATTTACTGCAAGGAATTCTCGAATTCAGTGCTGTGTAGTTGGCTGTCACAATGGATATTATAATACAGACAATTCAATAAAGTTTTATAGTTTTCCGAAAAAGTGGTTCGAGAAAGAAAGGAGGCAGACATGGATCAACAGTGTGAGAAGAGTTAG TGCTGGTCCTAGTACTTCGAAAGAATGGCAACCAAAGGATTTCCATAAGATATGCAGTGCACATTTTGTAGGAAATGTAAAGAGCAATGATCCTGAAAGCCCTTCTTATAACCCAACCATTTTTCCAGAG GGGTACAGAAAACTGGATAACTCTTGTGATAAAATGGGAAGATACAAAAGAAAAATAGCTCGgtcttctaaaaaaaaaaatgaataa